In one Oryza glaberrima chromosome 2, OglaRS2, whole genome shotgun sequence genomic region, the following are encoded:
- the LOC127764816 gene encoding protein G1-like1 has product MDMIGMASPAESPGGGGGGGAARPSRYESQKRRDWQTFGQYLRNHRPPLELSRCSGAHVLEFLRYLDQFGKTKVHAHGCPFFGHPSPPAPCPCPLRQAWGSLDALVGRLRAAFEEHGGRPESNPFGARAVRLYLRDIRDTQSKARGIAYEKKRRKRAAASHTKQKQQQQLVEQAVAPPAAAAALPDMETTTTTTTVPHFLFPAHFLHGHYFLAPAGEQPGGGDVAASTGGAAGAPSGGGGEDLVLAMAAAAAAAEAHAAGCMMPLSVFN; this is encoded by the coding sequence ATGGACATGATCGgcatggcgtcgccggcggaaagccccggcggcggcggcggcggcggcgcggcgaggccgagcagGTACGAGTCGCAGAAGCGGCGGGACTGGCAGACGTTCGGGCAGTATCTGCGCAaccaccggccgccgctggAGCTCTCCCGGTGCAGCGGCGCGCACGTGCTGGAGTTCCTCCGGTACCTGGACCAGTTCGGGAAGACGAAGGTGCACGCCCATGGCTGCCCCTTCTTCGgccacccctcgccgccggcgccgtgcccCTGCCCGCTCCGCCAGGCGTGGGGCAGCCTCGACGCCCtcgtcggccgcctccgcgccgccttcGAGGAGCACGGCGGCCGCCCCGAGTCCAACCCCTtcggcgcccgcgccgtccgCCTCTACCTCCGCGACATCCGCGACACGCAGTCCAAGGCCCGCGGCATCGCCTACGAGAAGAAGCGCCgcaagcgcgccgccgcctcccacaccaagcagaagcagcagcagcagctggtggaacaggcggtggcgccgcccgccgccgccgcggcgctgccggacatggagacgacgacgacgacgaccacggtgCCGCACTTCTTGTTCCCGGCGCACTTCCTCCACGGCCACTACTTCCTGGCACCGGCCGGCGagcagcccggcggcggcgacgtcgcggcgtcgacgggcggcgcggccggtgctcccagcggcggcggcggggaggaccTGGtgctggccatggcggcggcggcggcggccgccgaggcGCACGCCGCCGGCTGCATGATGCCACTGTCGGTGTTCAACTAG